A window of Cellulomonas fimi contains these coding sequences:
- a CDS encoding ECF transporter S component, which produces MSAARARVTLAELVLLAVLAVVFGFLYWALVQAWGALQLAMGPFGDLAQHVLIGGWMVAAPLATYIVRKPGVGIVVELVAAFVEVAFLASPVGPMLLVVGLVQGAGAEAAFALTRYRRYGWGVFALSGVLAGLASTALGAVRFGWLTQDWFAWRLGLQVLSGLVLCGLLARVVGDALARTGVLDNTALGRERRGRAAAVPAVAPTGSPADEVTTAAPAAGAGTAHERVDESPGVR; this is translated from the coding sequence GTGAGCGCCGCACGCGCCCGCGTCACGCTCGCGGAGCTCGTCCTGCTCGCGGTCCTCGCCGTCGTCTTCGGGTTCCTGTACTGGGCGCTCGTGCAGGCGTGGGGCGCGCTCCAGCTCGCGATGGGGCCGTTCGGCGACCTCGCGCAGCACGTGCTCATCGGCGGCTGGATGGTCGCGGCGCCGCTCGCGACGTACATCGTCCGCAAGCCCGGGGTCGGGATCGTCGTGGAGCTCGTCGCGGCGTTCGTCGAGGTCGCGTTCCTCGCGTCGCCCGTCGGGCCGATGCTCCTCGTCGTGGGGCTCGTGCAGGGCGCCGGTGCCGAGGCGGCCTTCGCGCTCACCCGGTACCGCCGGTACGGCTGGGGCGTCTTCGCGCTGTCCGGCGTGCTCGCCGGGCTCGCGAGCACGGCGCTCGGCGCGGTGCGGTTCGGGTGGCTCACGCAGGACTGGTTCGCGTGGCGGCTGGGGCTGCAGGTCCTGAGCGGGCTCGTGCTGTGCGGTCTGCTCGCGCGGGTCGTCGGCGACGCGCTCGCGCGGACCGGAGTGCTCGACAACACCGCTCTCGGCCGCGAGCGGCGCGGGCGGGCGGCGGCGGTGCCGGCCGTCGCGCCGACCGGCTCCCCCGCCGACGAGGTGACCACCGCGGCGCCGGCCGCCGGAGCGGGCACCGCGCACGAGCGCGTCGACGAGAGCCCGGGCGTGCGGTGA
- a CDS encoding YkoF family thiamine/hydroxymethylpyrimidine-binding protein: MSTPLTAAAARPAATAADLGVGARFSLHPASDDAVRLILDALAHADRTGVTVTTDDVSTLVRGSEADVVRYVHDVLAAAGRHGTHLAAHVQLSRGCPGEVACTVADDVVLSAVAAPELPRTGLRAAAHWALYPLDDGTPGQPGDHMRAIEQAVAVARARATVSASHFVTRLDGDLADVLGAVADAWLAAARHVRHVVAHVTVTLHSPSWSDGPSTPATSGVPTGASTGDPTGPAAGAATGTTDAAGADR; encoded by the coding sequence ATGAGCACTCCCCTCACCGCGGCCGCCGCACGCCCGGCCGCGACCGCCGCCGACCTCGGCGTCGGCGCCCGCTTCTCCCTGCACCCCGCGTCCGACGACGCGGTGCGCCTGATCCTCGACGCCCTCGCGCACGCCGACCGCACCGGCGTCACGGTCACGACGGACGACGTGTCGACGCTCGTGCGCGGCTCCGAGGCGGACGTCGTCCGCTACGTGCACGACGTCCTCGCCGCCGCAGGCCGGCACGGCACGCACCTCGCGGCGCACGTGCAGCTCTCGCGCGGCTGCCCGGGTGAGGTCGCGTGCACGGTCGCCGACGACGTCGTGCTGTCCGCGGTCGCGGCGCCCGAGCTGCCGCGCACGGGCCTGCGGGCCGCCGCGCACTGGGCCCTGTACCCGCTCGACGACGGCACGCCCGGGCAGCCGGGCGACCACATGCGCGCGATCGAGCAGGCGGTCGCGGTCGCGCGGGCGCGCGCCACGGTCTCCGCGTCGCACTTCGTCACCCGGCTCGACGGGGACCTCGCCGACGTCCTCGGGGCCGTCGCCGACGCGTGGCTCGCGGCGGCCCGGCACGTGCGGCACGTCGTCGCGCACGTGACGGTCACGCTGCACTCGCCGTCGTGGAGCGACGGGCCGTCGACACCGGCCACGAGCGGCGTCCCGACCGGGGCGTCGACCGGCGACCCGACCGGCCCCGCCGCCGGCGCCGCGACCGGGACGACCGACGCCGCCGGGGCCGACCGGTGA